Proteins from a genomic interval of Oncorhynchus clarkii lewisi isolate Uvic-CL-2024 chromosome 13, UVic_Ocla_1.0, whole genome shotgun sequence:
- the LOC139424715 gene encoding G protein-coupled receptor 137Ba-like, with the protein MNGEAMDMSLESSSPVVEQGTVGGVSAAPEPASTAAAAGNGSLPPPPTMAPAIPPYVKLGLTVAYTVFYSLLFAFIYAQLWLVLRYRHKRFSYQTAFLFLCLLWAALRALLFSFYFRDCVTANALGPFTFWLLYCFPVCLQFFTLSLMNLYCAQVYFKAKSKYTPELLKYKLPLYLVFLAVSFLFLVVNLACALLVKMTATEVKTIVLVRVTINDTLFVLCAISLSVCLYKVAKMSLASIYLESKGTSVCQVILIGVLVVLLYASRACYNLVVLALTDIETINSFDYDWYNVSDQADLRSTLGDAGYIVFGVILFVWELLPTSLVVFFFRVRRLPQDRSGSGIPNHVLSSRGYFFDNPRRYDSDDDLAWSIPPQNNSASLVTDCYDWGSRNSSFTVQTGTDEQRLAPVTGELHPY; encoded by the exons ATGAATGGAGAAGCGATGGACATGTCCCTGGAGTCATCATCCCCGGTGGTGGAGCAAGGCACCGTCGGGGGGGTGTCAGCGGCACCAGAACCGGCAtccacagcagcagcagccgGTAACGGCTCCCTGCCTCCTCCGCCCACCATGGCCCCAGCCATCCCGCCCTACGTCAAGCTTGGCCTCACCGTGGCCTACACTGTCTTCTACTCGCTCCTCTTTGCCTTCATCTATGCCCAGCTGTGGCTGGTGCTCCGATACCGCCACAAGCGCTTCAGCTACCAGACGGCattcctcttcctgtgtctgcTGTGGGCCGCGCTGCGcgccctcctcttctccttctactTCCGCGACTGCGTCACGGCCAACGCGCTGGGTCCCTTCACCTTCTGGCTGCTCTACTGCTTCCCCGTCTGCCTGCAGTTCTTCACGCTAAGCCTCATGAACCTCTACTGCGCCCAG GTTTACTTCAAGGcaaagtccaagtataccccaGAGCTCCTTAAATACAA GCTCCCCCTCTATCTGGTCTTCTTGGCGGTCAGTTTTCTCTTCCTGGTGGTCAACCTGGCCTGTGCCCTGCTGGTTAAGATGACCGCCACCGAGGTCAAGACCATTGTCCTGGTCAGAGTCACCATCAACGATACGCTCTTCGTGCTCTGTGCCATCTCGCTGTCCGTCTGCCTTTACAAGGTGGCTAAGATGTCCCTGGCCAGCATATACCTTGAGTCCAAG GGAACGTCGGTGTGTCAAGTGATATTGATTGGCGTCCTGGTGGTCCTGCTGTACGCATCACGGGCCTGCTACAACCTGGTGGTGCTGGCTCTGACCGACATTGAGACCATCAACTCATTTGACTACGACTGGTACAACGTGTCTGACCAG gCTGACTTGAGGTCCACTCTGGGGGACGCTGGTTACATCGTGTTCGGGGTGATCCTCTTTGTCTGGGAACTGCTGCCAACCTCCCTGGTGGTTTTCTTCTTCAGGGTCCGCAGGCTGCCACAGgacagg AGTGGATCAGGGATCCCAAACCACGTGCTCTCTTCCAGAGGTTACTTCTTTGACAACCCCCGTCGGTACGATAGCGACGATGACCTGGCGTGGAGCATCCCTCCTCAGAACAACTCAGCAAG CCTAGTTACAGACTGCTACGACTGGGGCAGCCGCAACAGCAGTTTCACTGTACAAACGGGGACGGACGAACAACGGTTGGCACCGGTGACGGGAGAGCTCCATCCATACTGA